From the genome of Chroicocephalus ridibundus chromosome 1, bChrRid1.1, whole genome shotgun sequence, one region includes:
- the CDADC1 gene encoding cytidine and dCMP deaminase domain-containing protein 1 isoform X3, whose protein sequence is MIVNAGVNRISYWPADPEISLQNEASNPMTTDDAKLDAKAVERLKSNSRARVCVLLQPLVCYMVQFVEETSTKFDFIQKIAKSQPDSNTDFYTACRQERIKEYESLFLISNEETHKQILMTIGLENLCENPYFSNLRQNMKDLVLVLATVAASVPDFRCFGFYNSESRRTNETDHQGLPQEIARHCMIQARLLAYRTEDHKTGVGAIIWAEEKSRSCDGTGAMYFVGCGYNAFPVGSEYADFPHMDDKQKDREIRKFRYIIHAEQNALTFRCREIKPDERSMIFVTKCPCDECVPLIKGAGIKQIYAGDVDAGKKKADISYMKFGELEGVSKFTWQLNPLHNNALEFHDPTARENGVQKTKSLDDQQHQNKKLCLGHY, encoded by the exons ATGATTGTAAACG CTGGGGTGAACAGGATTTCTTACTGGCCTGCAGATCCTGAAATCAGCTTGCAGAATGAGGCATCCAATCCCATGACTACTGACGATGCAAAGCTAGATGCCAAAGCAGTAGAAAGACTGAAGTCAAACAGTCGTGCTCGAGTGTGTGTGTTGCTTCAGCCCTTGGTATGCTATATGGTGCAATTTGTCGAAGAAACTTCCACCAAGTTTGATTTTATTCAAAAAATAGCAAAATCTCAGCCTGACTCTAATACCGACTTTTACACTGCATGTAGACAAGAGAGAATAAAAGAGTATGAAAGTTTATTCCTAATTTCAAATGAGGAAACACACAAGCAAATATTGATGACAATAGGACTGGAGAACCTCTGTGAAAATCCATACTTCAGCAACCTCAGGCAAAATATGAAAGATCTTGTCTTGGTCTTGGCAACAGTGGCTGCCAGCGTCCCTGACTTCAGATGCTTTGGATTTTACAACAGCGAATCACGGCGAACAAATGAAACAGACCATCAGGGTTTGCCCCAAGAAATTGCAAGGCACTGTATGATACAAGCCAGACTACTTGCGTACCGAACAG agGATCATAAAACAGGAGTTGGAGCTATTATTTGGgcagaagaaaaatca AGAAGCTGTGATGGAACAGGAGCAATGTATTTTGTAGGCTGTGGTTACAATGCCTTTCCTGTTGGATCTGAATATGCTGATTTTCCTCACATGGATGATAAACAAAAAGATCGGGAAATCAGAAAGTTCAGATACATTATACATGCGGAGCAGAACGCCTTGACATTCAG GTGCCGAGAAATAAAGCCAGATGAGAGAAGCATGATATTTGTGACGAAATGTCCATGTGATGAATGTGTCCCTTTAATCAAAGGGGCTGGTATCAAGCAGATCTATGCAGGAGACGTTgatgctggaaaaaagaaagcagacataTCCTATATGAAGTTTGGTGAACTTGAGGGTGTAAGCAAATTTACA TGGCAACTGAATCCATTGCACAATAATGCCCTCGAATTCCATGACCCTACAGCCAGGGAAA atgggGTCCAGAAAACAAAATCACTAGATGACCAGCAACACCAAAACAAGAAACTGTGTCTTGGTCACTATTGA
- the CDADC1 gene encoding cytidine and dCMP deaminase domain-containing protein 1 isoform X2, with translation MHLKRALLSCQMPRLSKVNLFTLFSLWMELFPSSEQQKKSQVKKSGLVVVKNMKIIGLHCSSTDLHAGQIALIKHGSRLKNCDLYFSRKPCSTCLKMIVNAGVNRISYWPADPEISLQNEASNPMTTDDAKLDAKAVERLKSNSRARVCVLLQPLVCYMVQFVEETSTKFDFIQKIAKSQPDSNTDFYTACRQERIKEYESLFLISNEETHKQILMTIGLENLCENPYFSNLRQNMKDLVLVLATVAASVPDFRCFGFYNSESRRTNETDHQGLPQEIARHCMIQARLLAYRTEDHKTGVGAIIWAEEKSRSCDGTGAMYFVGCGYNAFPVGSEYADFPHMDDKQKDREIRKFRYIIHAEQNALTFRCREIKPDERSMIFVTKCPCDECVPLIKGAGIKQIYAGDVDAGKKKADISYMKFGELEGVSKFTWQLNPLHNNALEFHDPTARENGVQKTKSLDDQQHQNKKLCLGHY, from the exons ATGCACCTGAAAAGAGCGCTCCTTTCAT GTCAAATGCCAAGACTTTCTAAGGTCAATCTTTTTACTTTGTTCAGTCTCTGGATGGAGCTCTTTCCCTCATCTGAGCAACAGAAAAAATCACAG gtAAAGAAGAGTGGACTAGTTGTGGTGAAAAACATGAAGATTATCGGTCTTCATTGTTCCAGTACAGACTTGCATGCTGGCCAGATTGCACTCATTAAACACGGGTCAAGACTTAAAAACTGtgatctttatttttccagaaaaccaTGTTCGACTTGTTTAAAAATGATTGTAAACG CTGGGGTGAACAGGATTTCTTACTGGCCTGCAGATCCTGAAATCAGCTTGCAGAATGAGGCATCCAATCCCATGACTACTGACGATGCAAAGCTAGATGCCAAAGCAGTAGAAAGACTGAAGTCAAACAGTCGTGCTCGAGTGTGTGTGTTGCTTCAGCCCTTGGTATGCTATATGGTGCAATTTGTCGAAGAAACTTCCACCAAGTTTGATTTTATTCAAAAAATAGCAAAATCTCAGCCTGACTCTAATACCGACTTTTACACTGCATGTAGACAAGAGAGAATAAAAGAGTATGAAAGTTTATTCCTAATTTCAAATGAGGAAACACACAAGCAAATATTGATGACAATAGGACTGGAGAACCTCTGTGAAAATCCATACTTCAGCAACCTCAGGCAAAATATGAAAGATCTTGTCTTGGTCTTGGCAACAGTGGCTGCCAGCGTCCCTGACTTCAGATGCTTTGGATTTTACAACAGCGAATCACGGCGAACAAATGAAACAGACCATCAGGGTTTGCCCCAAGAAATTGCAAGGCACTGTATGATACAAGCCAGACTACTTGCGTACCGAACAG agGATCATAAAACAGGAGTTGGAGCTATTATTTGGgcagaagaaaaatca AGAAGCTGTGATGGAACAGGAGCAATGTATTTTGTAGGCTGTGGTTACAATGCCTTTCCTGTTGGATCTGAATATGCTGATTTTCCTCACATGGATGATAAACAAAAAGATCGGGAAATCAGAAAGTTCAGATACATTATACATGCGGAGCAGAACGCCTTGACATTCAG GTGCCGAGAAATAAAGCCAGATGAGAGAAGCATGATATTTGTGACGAAATGTCCATGTGATGAATGTGTCCCTTTAATCAAAGGGGCTGGTATCAAGCAGATCTATGCAGGAGACGTTgatgctggaaaaaagaaagcagacataTCCTATATGAAGTTTGGTGAACTTGAGGGTGTAAGCAAATTTACA TGGCAACTGAATCCATTGCACAATAATGCCCTCGAATTCCATGACCCTACAGCCAGGGAAA atgggGTCCAGAAAACAAAATCACTAGATGACCAGCAACACCAAAACAAGAAACTGTGTCTTGGTCACTATTGA
- the CDADC1 gene encoding cytidine and dCMP deaminase domain-containing protein 1 isoform X1: MHGAEEAVAAGGSRVSAASTQTDSMAGQMPRLSKVNLFTLFSLWMELFPSSEQQKKSQVKKSGLVVVKNMKIIGLHCSSTDLHAGQIALIKHGSRLKNCDLYFSRKPCSTCLKMIVNAGVNRISYWPADPEISLQNEASNPMTTDDAKLDAKAVERLKSNSRARVCVLLQPLVCYMVQFVEETSTKFDFIQKIAKSQPDSNTDFYTACRQERIKEYESLFLISNEETHKQILMTIGLENLCENPYFSNLRQNMKDLVLVLATVAASVPDFRCFGFYNSESRRTNETDHQGLPQEIARHCMIQARLLAYRTEDHKTGVGAIIWAEEKSRSCDGTGAMYFVGCGYNAFPVGSEYADFPHMDDKQKDREIRKFRYIIHAEQNALTFRCREIKPDERSMIFVTKCPCDECVPLIKGAGIKQIYAGDVDAGKKKADISYMKFGELEGVSKFTWQLNPLHNNALEFHDPTARENGVQKTKSLDDQQHQNKKLCLGHY, from the exons atgcaCGGCGCagaggaggcggtggcggcgggggggtcgCGGGTGAGCGCGGCGAGCACGCAGACCGACAGCATGGCCG GTCAAATGCCAAGACTTTCTAAGGTCAATCTTTTTACTTTGTTCAGTCTCTGGATGGAGCTCTTTCCCTCATCTGAGCAACAGAAAAAATCACAG gtAAAGAAGAGTGGACTAGTTGTGGTGAAAAACATGAAGATTATCGGTCTTCATTGTTCCAGTACAGACTTGCATGCTGGCCAGATTGCACTCATTAAACACGGGTCAAGACTTAAAAACTGtgatctttatttttccagaaaaccaTGTTCGACTTGTTTAAAAATGATTGTAAACG CTGGGGTGAACAGGATTTCTTACTGGCCTGCAGATCCTGAAATCAGCTTGCAGAATGAGGCATCCAATCCCATGACTACTGACGATGCAAAGCTAGATGCCAAAGCAGTAGAAAGACTGAAGTCAAACAGTCGTGCTCGAGTGTGTGTGTTGCTTCAGCCCTTGGTATGCTATATGGTGCAATTTGTCGAAGAAACTTCCACCAAGTTTGATTTTATTCAAAAAATAGCAAAATCTCAGCCTGACTCTAATACCGACTTTTACACTGCATGTAGACAAGAGAGAATAAAAGAGTATGAAAGTTTATTCCTAATTTCAAATGAGGAAACACACAAGCAAATATTGATGACAATAGGACTGGAGAACCTCTGTGAAAATCCATACTTCAGCAACCTCAGGCAAAATATGAAAGATCTTGTCTTGGTCTTGGCAACAGTGGCTGCCAGCGTCCCTGACTTCAGATGCTTTGGATTTTACAACAGCGAATCACGGCGAACAAATGAAACAGACCATCAGGGTTTGCCCCAAGAAATTGCAAGGCACTGTATGATACAAGCCAGACTACTTGCGTACCGAACAG agGATCATAAAACAGGAGTTGGAGCTATTATTTGGgcagaagaaaaatca AGAAGCTGTGATGGAACAGGAGCAATGTATTTTGTAGGCTGTGGTTACAATGCCTTTCCTGTTGGATCTGAATATGCTGATTTTCCTCACATGGATGATAAACAAAAAGATCGGGAAATCAGAAAGTTCAGATACATTATACATGCGGAGCAGAACGCCTTGACATTCAG GTGCCGAGAAATAAAGCCAGATGAGAGAAGCATGATATTTGTGACGAAATGTCCATGTGATGAATGTGTCCCTTTAATCAAAGGGGCTGGTATCAAGCAGATCTATGCAGGAGACGTTgatgctggaaaaaagaaagcagacataTCCTATATGAAGTTTGGTGAACTTGAGGGTGTAAGCAAATTTACA TGGCAACTGAATCCATTGCACAATAATGCCCTCGAATTCCATGACCCTACAGCCAGGGAAA atgggGTCCAGAAAACAAAATCACTAGATGACCAGCAACACCAAAACAAGAAACTGTGTCTTGGTCACTATTGA